One part of the Blastocatellia bacterium genome encodes these proteins:
- a CDS encoding zinc ribbon domain-containing protein, giving the protein MYCPNCGAESIQGLRYCKQCGANLNGPAEATVQGKFPMALTITFLLIIGIISTVGIIGPLAMASDMAMRNIPPGEFLPVMILGPLVGLGIDALLVWLLIRLVKIYYHPASAAGAPSSRTDAAKEFTPPQLSAPPSSVGSVTEHTTRNFDEYEKKIRARQASRDTNEV; this is encoded by the coding sequence ATGTATTGTCCAAATTGCGGCGCCGAATCAATTCAAGGGCTGCGGTATTGCAAGCAGTGCGGCGCGAATCTGAATGGGCCGGCAGAGGCGACCGTGCAGGGAAAATTCCCGATGGCCTTGACCATCACGTTTCTACTCATCATCGGCATCATTTCAACGGTTGGCATCATCGGTCCGCTCGCCATGGCCTCGGACATGGCGATGCGCAACATCCCGCCGGGCGAGTTCTTGCCGGTGATGATTCTCGGCCCGCTCGTGGGGCTCGGCATTGACGCGCTGCTGGTGTGGTTGCTGATCCGGCTGGTGAAGATTTATTACCACCCGGCGAGCGCGGCGGGCGCGCCGTCTTCGCGCACGGATGCGGCGAAGGAATTCACGCCGCCGCAACTTAGCGCGCCGCCTTCGTCCGTCGGCAGCGTCACCGAGCACACGACGCGCAATTTCGACGAGTACGAAAAAAAGATTCGCGCCCGACAGGCCAGCCGCGACACCAACGAAGTGTGA
- a CDS encoding acyl-CoA dehydrogenase, with translation MSQPATASETAPRALTSLTDEEQLFRQSVGEFATSQLRPLAAEMDEQGKFSADLIKQFFDLGLMGIAIPEQYGGQGGNFFTSIIAVEELSRADASAGVIVDVQNTLVNNALLMWANEDQKRRYLPRLATDTVGAYALSEAGSGSDAFALATKAEDKGDHYLLNGRKLWITNGAEAGLFIVFANVAPDKGYRGITAFLVERDFPGFSVGKKENKLGIRASSTCELILEDCAVKKENILGEVGRGYKIAIETLNEGRIGIGAQMVGLSAGALDYGINYVKERRQFGKAIGAFQGVQFQIAQVATELEAARLMVYNAARMKDSGENFVMQAAMAKLFTSQVAERVTSQVVELYGGYGYTKDYPAEKYYRDAKIGKIYEGTSNMQLQTIAKLILGDV, from the coding sequence ATGTCACAACCTGCGACCGCTTCTGAAACCGCGCCGCGCGCGCTCACTTCATTAACCGACGAAGAGCAATTATTCCGCCAGTCGGTCGGCGAATTTGCCACCAGCCAGCTGCGCCCGCTCGCCGCCGAGATGGACGAGCAGGGCAAGTTCTCGGCTGACCTCATCAAGCAGTTTTTCGACCTCGGCTTAATGGGCATCGCCATCCCCGAACAGTACGGCGGCCAGGGCGGCAACTTCTTCACCTCGATCATCGCCGTCGAAGAGTTGTCACGCGCCGACGCGTCGGCGGGCGTCATCGTTGACGTGCAGAACACCCTGGTCAACAACGCCCTGCTGATGTGGGCCAACGAAGACCAGAAGCGCCGCTACCTGCCGCGCCTGGCGACGGACACCGTCGGCGCTTACGCGCTCTCTGAGGCCGGTTCGGGCAGCGACGCCTTCGCGCTCGCGACAAAGGCCGAAGACAAAGGTGACCACTACCTGCTCAACGGGCGCAAGCTGTGGATCACCAACGGCGCCGAAGCCGGGCTGTTCATCGTCTTTGCCAACGTCGCGCCCGACAAAGGCTATCGCGGCATCACCGCTTTTCTGGTCGAGCGAGACTTCCCCGGTTTTTCGGTCGGCAAGAAAGAGAACAAGCTCGGCATCCGCGCCAGCTCGACTTGCGAGCTGATTCTGGAAGATTGCGCGGTTAAGAAAGAGAACATTCTCGGCGAAGTGGGGCGCGGCTATAAGATCGCCATCGAGACCTTGAACGAAGGGCGCATCGGCATCGGCGCGCAGATGGTCGGGCTGTCGGCGGGGGCGCTCGATTACGGCATCAACTATGTGAAAGAGCGCCGCCAGTTTGGCAAGGCGATTGGCGCATTTCAGGGCGTGCAGTTTCAGATCGCCCAGGTGGCCACCGAGCTTGAAGCGGCGCGCTTGATGGTCTACAACGCGGCGCGCATGAAAGACAGTGGCGAGAACTTCGTCATGCAGGCAGCGATGGCCAAGCTGTTTACCTCACAGGTCGCCGAGCGCGTCACCAGTCAGGTTGTCGAACTCTACGGCGGCTATGGCTACACGAAAGATTACCCGGCGGAGAAGTATTACCGCGATGCCAAGATCGGCAAGATTTACGAAGGCACCTCGAACATGCAGCTACAGACCATCGCCAAGCTGATCCTCGGCGACGTGTAA